ACGGGCAACGAGGACGTCATCACGCTGGAGCACATGCGTGAGATGAAGAACCGCGCCATCGTGTGCAACATCGGGCATTTCGATTCCGAAATCCAGATCGGCGCGCTGCGCAACTTCAAGTGGGACAACATCAAGCCGCAGGTGGATGAGGTCATTTTCCCCGATGGCAAGCGCCTGATCGTCCTGTCCGAAGGCCGCTTGGTGAACCTGGGCAATGCGACGGGCCACCCCTCCTTCGTCATGTCCGCGTCCTTCACCAACCAGACGCTGGCCCAGATCGACCTGTGGGAAGCGCCGGCAGGCAAGTACGAAAACAAGGTCTATACCCTGCCCAAGCATCTCGATGAAAAGGTGGCCTTCCTGCATCTGGCCAAGGTCGGCGCGCAGCTGTCGAAGCTGTCAGAGAAACAGGCGGACTATATCGGCGTACCGGTCAGCGGTCCGTTCAAGAATGACCTGTATCGTTACTGAGTAACCGCGCGACACGCTAACCTGTGCATGATGTTCCCGGCCCCCGCCGGGAACACCTTACCCTGGAGAACGATATCATGAGCATCTTCGGTACGATCCTGTCCAAGATCTTCGGCAGCCACACCGCGGCGGCAGCCACACCGGCCGCCGCCCCCGGCGCGGCCCCTGCCGCAGCAGCCCCGGCAGCTACGGCAGCCGCCACCCCCGCGGCCGCTCCCGCCCAGCCGGTGGACGTGGATGCGGTGCTGGGCGCACTGGCCGCCAAGAACCCCGAAAAGCTGAACTGGCAGACATCCATCGTCGACCTGATGAAGCTGCTGGGCATGGACAGCTCGCTTTCCGCGCGCAAGGAACTGGCGACGGAACTGCACTATACGGGCGACATGAACGATTCCGCTTCCATGAACGTCTGGCTGATCAAGCAGGTCATGGCGAAGCTGGCGGCAAATGGCGGCAAGGTTTCCCCCGAACTCATGAAATGATGCCCGGCTGAAA
This portion of the Komagataeibacter sp. FNDCF1 genome encodes:
- a CDS encoding DUF3597 domain-containing protein, which produces MSIFGTILSKIFGSHTAAAATPAAAPGAAPAAAAPAATAAATPAAAPAQPVDVDAVLGALAAKNPEKLNWQTSIVDLMKLLGMDSSLSARKELATELHYTGDMNDSASMNVWLIKQVMAKLAANGGKVSPELMK